One stretch of Nicotiana tabacum cultivar K326 chromosome 18, ASM71507v2, whole genome shotgun sequence DNA includes these proteins:
- the LOC107760221 gene encoding protein RER1A-like, with product MNVGGGTGAGDCISSPSTTVSQWFFTVSQRYQHLLDRSTPHVRHRWIAFSVIALIYAVRVYFVQGFYIITYGLGIYILQLLIAFLSPQVDPELADGPGPSLPTRGSDEFRPFVRRLPEFKFWYSLTKAFCIAFVLTFFSAFDVPVFWPILLFYWVVLFISTMKRQIMHMIKYRYVPFTFGKQRYSGKKETVIDEADVSRP from the exons aTGAATGTCGGTGGAGGAACCGGCGCCGGCGACTGTATATCCTCACCTTCGACCACCGTGTCGCAGTGGTTCTTCACCGTATCTCAGCGGTACCAGCACCTTCTGGATAGGTCAACGCCGCATGTCCGCCACCGTTGGATCGCCTTTTCGGTGATAGCTTTGATCTATGCCGTACGCGTGTACTTCGTTCAAGGATTCTACATCATCACGTACGGACTAGGAATCTACATCCTTCAGCTGCTGATCGCCTTCCTTTCCCCTCAAGTGGATCCGGAACTCGCCGATGGTCCTGGTCCTTCCCTCCCCACCCGCGGTTCCGATGAGTTTCGCCCTTTCGTTCGTCGCCTCCCTGAGTTTAAATTCTG GTATTCGCTAACAAAAGCCTTCTGCATCGCTTTTGTGCTGACATTCTTCAGTGCTTTTGATGTACCTGTATTTTGGCCAATTTTGTTATTCTATTGGGTTGTACTATTCATTTCGACAATGAAGAGGCAGATAATGCACATGATCAAATATAGATATGTCCCCTTCACATTTGGCAAACAG CGTTACAGTGGGAAGAAAGAAACAGTCATCGATGAAGCAGATGTTTCCAGACCTTGA